GGCATCAGAGGCGAGTGCTGCACCTGCAGCTTTTTCACCTGCTTGTTTTAAGGCGATTTCAGCCGCACCTACCCGGTTCATTTGACCTGCACCAATTCCAATTGTCATATCCTCTTTCGTCACGACAATTGCATTCGATTTCACATGCTTTACTACCTTCCAGCCGAGCTTTAATGCTTCCCACTCTTGCTCAGTTGGCTGTCTTTTTGTTGGTACAGAGATTGTAGCATTTTCTAATGTAAAGCGATCTTGTTCCTGAAGAAGCAGTCCACCTTCGATGGTTGTCAACTTCATCTCTGGCTTTTTTGCTCCTGAAAATGGAATTGTTAATAAACGTAGGTTCTTCTTCGCAGTTAAGATCGTTAATGCTTCCTCAGAGAAAGATGGAGCAATAATGATTTCTAAGAAAATCTCATGAAGCTTGTGAGCTGTCTGGGCATCCACTTCACTATTAAAAGCAATAATTCCGCCAAAAATAGAAACAGGATCTGCAGCAAATGCTTTTTCAAACGCGGTAAAACTGTTAGCACCTGTTCCAATACCGCATGGATTCATATGTTTTACAGCAACTGCGGCAGGCTCTGTAAATTCTTTCACAATCTGCAGGGCAGCATCCGCATCGTTAATATTATTATAAGAAAGCTCTTTTCCATGAAGCTGCTCTGCATTAGCAATGGAAAACGTCGAACCTAGTGGCTTTTTATAAAAAGCAGCTTTTTGATGTGGATTTTCCCCATAACGGAGCGATTGCTTCAGCTCGTATGTAACGGTTAATTTTTCAGGTGTTTCTTCCTGCGCAAGGTCAGTCATATATTCAGCGATTAAAGCGTCATATGCTGCCGTGTGGCGGAAAACCTTTGCCGCCAACTTTCTACGGGTTTCAAGCGTTGTTTTACCCTCTGCCTTTAATTCTTCAATTACCTTAGAATAGTCAACGGGGTCTACGACTACTGTTACATATTGATGATTTTTTGCTGAAGCACGTAACATCGTTGGACCGCCGATATCAATATTTTCGATTGCGTCTTCAGTAGTTACATCTGGCTTTGCGATGGTTTGTTGAAAAGGATAAAGGTTAACACAAACAATTTGAATAGGGTCAATGCGATGTTCTTGAAGCTGTTTTTGGTGTTGTTCGTCATCATGTTTCGCTAGTAAGCCCCCATGAATGAACGGATTTAACGTTTTAACACGTCCTTCTAATATTTCTGGAAAACCAGTAACATCACTTACTCCGAGAACAGGAACACCTTGTTCTTGCAGTGCTTTTTTCGTTCCGCCCGTTGAAATAATTTCAAAACCTAAGCTGACTAATTCTTTAGCAAATTCAAGAATACCATTTTTATCAGAAACACTAATAAGTGCGCGCTTTTTCGTCATGTTGAACTTCCCCTCTCGTTAACAGCATTTGCAGGATAGATGGATATAACTTATGTTCGATATTTTGTATTTTCTTTTGCAGACTCTCTCTTGTTTCCTTTTCACTAAGGCGGACGCGTTCCTGGACGATGATCGGTCCAGTGTCCATTCCTTCATCAACGTAGTGAATGGTAACGCCGCTCCATTCCGCTTTCGCAGCCAATGCTTGACCAATAGCGTCTTTACCAGGAAAGTCCGGAAGAAGCGAAGGATGGATATTAACAATTCGTCCAGCATATTCGCCGAGTAATGTTGGACCAATCAGCCTCATATAACCGGCCAGAACGATAAACTCGACGCCATAGCTTGCTAATTTCTCCAAAATAGCACTTTCATAAGCTTCCTTGGAACTATATTCCTTCGGGCTAAAAGCAAAAGTTGGGATTCGAGCGGAATTGGCACGCCGGACCGCATAGGCATCCGGCTTGTCACAAACGAGGATTGCGATGTCCGCTTCAAGTTCTCCCGATTTCACTACGTCAATAATCGCCTGAAAATTGCTTCCGCTTCCTGATGCAAAAACAGCAATCTTTTTCATCGGCGGCCACCAATACTAATGCCTTCTTCTGCCGTTACAACACCGATTTCATAGGCAGTTTCTCCGCATTGTTTTAAATGATCCATGAGGTCAGCCGCGATATCCTTATCAACTGCAATGACCATGCCGATACCCATATTAAAGATATTATACATTTCCTGCTGGTCGATTTGACCAACAGTTGTAATTAAATTGAAAATCGGCGGGATGTCCCAGCTTTTTTCAAAGATGGCTGCTCCAAGTCCATTAGGAAGCATCCGAGGGATATTTTCAATAAAACCGCCTCCGGTAATATGAGCCATCCCTTTTAAGTTGAACTTTTTCAACGCAGATAGAATCGGCTTTACATAGATTTTCGTTGGTTTTAATAATTCTTCTCCTAAGGTGCGGCCAAGCTCGTCAACATATTCCGTTAACGCCCAATTGTTAAACACCTTTCTTACGAGTGAATAACCATTGCTGTGGATT
This genomic stretch from Neobacillus niacini harbors:
- the purH gene encoding bifunctional phosphoribosylaminoimidazolecarboxamide formyltransferase/IMP cyclohydrolase, with protein sequence MTKKRALISVSDKNGILEFAKELVSLGFEIISTGGTKKALQEQGVPVLGVSDVTGFPEILEGRVKTLNPFIHGGLLAKHDDEQHQKQLQEHRIDPIQIVCVNLYPFQQTIAKPDVTTEDAIENIDIGGPTMLRASAKNHQYVTVVVDPVDYSKVIEELKAEGKTTLETRRKLAAKVFRHTAAYDALIAEYMTDLAQEETPEKLTVTYELKQSLRYGENPHQKAAFYKKPLGSTFSIANAEQLHGKELSYNNINDADAALQIVKEFTEPAAVAVKHMNPCGIGTGANSFTAFEKAFAADPVSIFGGIIAFNSEVDAQTAHKLHEIFLEIIIAPSFSEEALTILTAKKNLRLLTIPFSGAKKPEMKLTTIEGGLLLQEQDRFTLENATISVPTKRQPTEQEWEALKLGWKVVKHVKSNAIVVTKEDMTIGIGAGQMNRVGAAEIALKQAGEKAAGAALASDAFFPMDDTVEAAAKAGITAIIQPGGSIRDEDSIKKADEYGIAMVFTGVRHFKH
- the purN gene encoding phosphoribosylglycinamide formyltransferase, whose translation is MKKIAVFASGSGSNFQAIIDVVKSGELEADIAILVCDKPDAYAVRRANSARIPTFAFSPKEYSSKEAYESAILEKLASYGVEFIVLAGYMRLIGPTLLGEYAGRIVNIHPSLLPDFPGKDAIGQALAAKAEWSGVTIHYVDEGMDTGPIIVQERVRLSEKETRESLQKKIQNIEHKLYPSILQMLLTRGEVQHDEKARTY